A region of Ictidomys tridecemlineatus isolate mIctTri1 chromosome 4, mIctTri1.hap1, whole genome shotgun sequence DNA encodes the following proteins:
- the LOC101962144 gene encoding small ribosomal subunit protein eS24: MNDIVIIWTRKFITNQLLKRKQMVIDVLHPGKATVPKTEIREKLAKMYKTTPDVIFVFGFRTHFGDGKTTGFGMIYDSLDHGKKNEPKHSLARHSLYEKKKTSRKQRKEHKNTMKKVSGTVKANVGAGKKPKE, encoded by the coding sequence ATGAATGACATAGTAATTATCTGGACCAGGAAGTTCATAACCAACCAGTTACTTAAGAGGAAACAAATGGTCATTGATGTTCTTCACCCTGGGAAAGCAACAGTACCTAAGACAGAAATTCGAGAAAAGTTAGCCAAAATGTACAAGACCACACCAGATGTCATATTTGTGTTTGGATTCAGAACCCATTTTGGAGATGGCAAGACAACTGGCTTTGGCATGATTTACGATTCCTTGGATCATGGGAAGAAAAATGAACCCAAACATAGTCTGGCAAGACACAGcctgtatgaaaagaaaaagacctcAAGAAAACAGCGAAAGGAACACAAGAACACAATGAAGAAAGTCAGTGGGACTGTGAAGGCAAATGTTGGGGCTGGCAAAAAGCCAAAGGAGTAA